A region from the Engraulis encrasicolus isolate BLACKSEA-1 chromosome 18, IST_EnEncr_1.0, whole genome shotgun sequence genome encodes:
- the rfx6 gene encoding DNA-binding protein RFX6, with the protein MHEAGLRESQATEVEDSNGSLSSDEELDTLEYAKSLAFKQSIPKKSISQIIKDKKKQTQLTLQWLEENYIVCEGVCLPRCILYAHYLDFCRKEKLDPACAATFGKTIRQKFPLLTTRRLGTRGHSKYHYYGIGIKESSAYYHSVYSGKGLTRFSGSKLKNEGGFTRKYSLSSKTGTLLPEFPSAQHLVLHGSISKEKVDTLIMMYKTHCQCILDNAINTNFEEIQNFLLHFWQGMPDHLLPLLENPVIVDIFCVCDSILYKVLTDVLIPATMQEMPESLLADIRNFAKHWEHWLVSSLENLPEILSEKKLPIARQFVSSLKRQTSFLHLAQIARPALFDQNVVNSMVADIDKVDLHSIGSQAFLTISTSDKDPDLYSEYDSVAVFQDLKDLLKKNATVESFIEWLDTVVEQKVIKPCKQTGRSVKRRAQDFLLKWSFFGARIMHSLTLNNATSFGSFHLIRMLLDEYILLSIETQFNNDKEQDLQNLLEKYMKNADASKAAFTASPSSCFLANRNKPNTFSGDSSVKNELHGEHQFMSLSGVQQLLGQNMVVYQGTEADGFTLPGQLDFSQSSGPLMTPPVSPALVHRGSVINQAPTMATRPQASTTTTNTTTTTCPAQPHTLCQTPFPESLYQSLPLSNAAAFYPASSSATYQPPFRPQGQGPIAPAVYPLRSDAGRYTTFGEQPVTKDCFSTSCAAASYNPRGAVGYDAAPDTVAVEAQGAPLLDAGGYSFINSGLNGGGCQALSYASTGSSGYYGGGGYHDSQRMGSMVEHVSVISSVSSMRSLQPYTDIHDPLNLLDDPGRKPAPPPYYIEQASLVTRTSGASSAVPAIPSSISTHCMYGAASQYPSHDALLPHQDSSQVREMVSSLPPINTVFMGSTGGPA; encoded by the exons atgcacgaagcaggtctgcgcgagagccaggctaccg AGGTGGAGGACAGCAATGGCTCCCTGTCATCAGATGAGGAGCTGGACACTTTGGAGTACGCCAAAAGTCTGGCCTTCAAACAGTCCATACCCAAGAAAAGCATCAGTCAGATCATCAAGGACAAGAAGAAACAGACTCAACTGACTCTGCAGTG GCTTGAGGAAAACTACATTGTATGTGAAGGTGTCTGTTTGCCGCGATGCATCTTGTATGCCCATTACTTAGATTTCTGTCGCAAGGAAAAGCTGGATCCTGCTTGCGCAGCTACTTTTGGCAAG ACGATACGACAGAAATTTCCACTGTTAACCACCAGGAGACTTGGCACGAGGGGGCATTCAAA GTATCATTACTATGGCATTGGCATCAAAGAGAGCAGTGCCTATTATCACTCAGTGTACTCTGGAAAAGGCCTAACCAG ATTTTCTGGAAGCAAGCTCAAGAATGAG GGAGGATTCACACGTAAATATTCCCTGAGTTCAAAAACTGGAACTTTGCTGCCAGAGTTTCCAAGTGCCCAGCATCTGGTGCTGCATGGATCCATATCAAAAGAAAAG GTGGATACACTGATCATGATGTACAAGACCCATTGCCAGTGCATCTTGGACAATGCCATCAACACAAACTTTGAAGAG ATCCAGAATTTCCTGCTGCACTTCTGGCAGGGAATGCCGGACCATCTCCTGCCCCTCCTGGAGAACCCCGTCATAGTGGACATCTTCTGTGTCTGTGACTCCATCCTCTACAAG GTTCTCACTGATGTTCTCATCCCCGCGACCATGCAGGAGATGCCTGAAAG CCTATTGGCAGATATTCGCAACTTTGCCAAACACTGGGAACACTGGCTAGTGTCATCTTTGGAAAATCTTCCAGAGATTTTATCTGAAAAGAAGCTACCCATCGCACGGCAGTTTGTGTCCTCCTTGAAGCGGCAGACGTCATTCCTACACCTCGCCCAG aTTGCCAGACCTGCACTATTTGACCAAAACGTGGTGAACTCGATGGTTGCCGATATCGACAAGGTGGATTTACACAGCATCGGCTCTCAGGCGTTTCTTACCATCTCCACCAGTGACAAAGACCCAGACCTCTACTCCGAGT ATGACTCTGTGGCTGTGTTCCAAGACTTGAAGGACCTCCTGAAAAAGAATGCTACGGTCGAGTCTTTCATTGAATGGCTGGACACTGTGGTTGAGCAAAAAGTGATTAAG CCATGCAAGCAAACTGGGCGGTCCGTGAAAAGGAGAGCTCAGGATTTTCTGCTGAAGTGGAGCTTCTTTGGAGCTCGAATCATGCATAGTCTCACACTGAACAATGCTACAAGTTTTG GGTCTTTTCACCTAATTCGAATGCTCCTAGATGAATATATTCTCTTGTCTATTGAGACACAATTCAACAATGACAAGGAGCAAGACCTTCAGAATCTTTTGGAAAAATACATGAAAAATGCAG ATGCCAGCAAAGCAGCCTTCACGGCATCCCCAAGTTCCTGCTTCCTGGCCAATCGAAACAAGCCTAATACTTTCTCTGGCGATTCGTCCGTTAAAAACGAGTTGCATGGGGAACACCAGTTCATGTCCCTCAGTGGAGTCCAGCAGCTTCTAGGGCAGAACATGGTGGTGTACCAAGGCACCGAGGCGGATGGATTCACCCTCCCTG GTCAGCTGGACTTCTCCCAGAGCAGCGGCCCGCTCATGACGCCCCCGGTCTCCCCAGCGCTGGTCCACAGAGGCAGCGTCATCAACCAGGCTCCAACCATGGCCACTCGCCCCCaggccagcaccaccaccaccaacaccaccaccaccacctgtcccGCCCAGCCCCACACCCTATGCCAGACCCCCTTCCCAGAGTCCCTGTACCAGAGTCTCCCGCTGTCCAACGCTGCTGCCTTCTACCCAGCCTCCTCATCCGCCACCTACCAGCCGCCCTTCAGACCCCAGGGACAAGGACCGATCGCTCCAGCCGTCTACCCGCTGCGGTCTGATGCGGGGCGCTACACCACCTTTGGCGAGCAGCCAGTGACTAAGGACTGCTTCAGCACCAGCTGTGCAGCAGCGTCGTACAACCCGAGGGGCGCGGTGGGATATGACGCCGCCCCAGACACGGTCGCGGTGGAGGCACAAGGGGCGCCGCTCCTGGACGCTGGAGGGTACAGCTTTATCAACAGCGGGCTGAATGGAGGAGGCTGCCAAGCCCTGAGCTACGCTAGCACTGGATCAAGCG GCTACTATGGCGGCGGTGGTTACCATGACAGCCAGAGGATGGGTTCCATGGTGGAGCACGTGTCGGTGATCAGCAGTGTGAGCTCCATGCGCTCCCTCCAGCCGTACACTGACATACACGACCCCCTCAACCTCCTGGACGACCCCGGCAGGAAGCCCGCCCCCCCGCCGTACTACATCGAGCAGGCCTCCTTAGTCACACGCACCTCTGGAG CCTCCTCTGCGGTCCCAGccatcccctcctccatctccactcacTGCATGTACGGAGCCGCCTCCCAGTACCCTTCCCACGATGCACTGCTTCCGCACCAGGACTCCTCGCAGGTGCGGGAGATGGTGTCCTCCCTTCCCCCCATCAACACTGTCTTCATGGGGTCAACGGGCGGCCCTGCGTAA